From one Luteolibacter sp. SL250 genomic stretch:
- a CDS encoding AraC family transcriptional regulator: MNRREVPRIGMISYGEERLREDGFVTLPLNESFTIDPTRLRPHYHDFFQVSLLLGDGSLMHDFRESETTGASLFFLSPGQVHTIVPKPRMTGTIVSFTREFLEAGVEDGFLMNLPFFFNSEHAPWLRLPDDRLPWVKEVFRQLQDEYDAAPQGAAEVARCLLRILFVKAARWYEVESHVIGRGRQSILVRRFLNEVEAHHHEWLTLDPYAKALGVTVNHLHDVVAVETGQPAGEHLRQRRLLDAKRQLLHSTMSVSEVGYGLGFGDPSYFSRFFKRYEGMTPAEFRKRSREKYQKDHG, encoded by the coding sequence ATGAACCGCCGCGAGGTGCCGAGGATCGGGATGATCTCCTACGGGGAGGAACGCCTGCGGGAGGATGGTTTCGTGACCCTGCCGCTGAACGAATCGTTCACCATTGATCCAACGCGCCTGCGGCCCCACTACCATGATTTCTTCCAGGTTTCGCTGCTGCTGGGGGATGGTTCGCTGATGCATGATTTCCGTGAGTCGGAGACCACCGGTGCCTCGCTCTTTTTCCTGAGTCCGGGGCAGGTCCACACCATCGTGCCAAAACCGCGGATGACGGGTACCATCGTCTCATTCACCCGGGAGTTCCTGGAGGCAGGAGTGGAGGATGGCTTCCTGATGAACCTGCCGTTCTTCTTCAATTCGGAGCATGCTCCGTGGCTCCGCTTGCCGGACGACCGGTTGCCGTGGGTGAAGGAGGTTTTCCGCCAGCTTCAGGACGAATATGATGCCGCGCCGCAGGGGGCCGCGGAGGTCGCCCGCTGCCTGCTCCGCATCCTGTTCGTGAAAGCGGCGAGGTGGTATGAAGTGGAAAGCCATGTGATCGGGCGGGGTCGCCAGTCCATTCTGGTGAGACGTTTCCTGAATGAGGTGGAGGCCCACCACCATGAGTGGCTGACACTCGACCCCTATGCGAAGGCGCTGGGGGTGACCGTCAACCACCTCCATGATGTGGTCGCGGTGGAGACGGGACAGCCTGCGGGTGAGCATCTCCGGCAGCGGCGGTTGCTCGATGCCAAGCGCCAGCTTCTCCATTCGACAATGAGTGTTTCCGAGGTGGGCTACGGCCTCGGCTTCGGGGATCCGTCGTATTTCAGCCGCTTCTTCAAACGCTATGAAGGAATGACGCCCGCCGAGTTCCGCAAGCGGAGCCGAGAAAAATACCAGAAAGACCACGGTTAG
- a CDS encoding monovalent cation:proton antiporter-2 (CPA2) family protein, with translation MGYENVFLQAVIYLTAAVVAILVGKRLGLGAVLGYLIAGAAIGPWGFSLIGKDAEQVAHFAEFGVVVMLFLIGLELQPLMLWRMRRQIVGLGSLQVVLCAVAVGGTAMAFGTGWKAGLAIGLILAMSSTAIVLQTLAEKGLLRTEAGQNSFSVLLFQDIAVIPILALLPLLGTGGAASAHGDGHHQSDAWMAQWPGWAQALVTFGAIILIIAVGRIAMRYVFQAIAKTRQREAFTGAALLLVIGVALLMTKVGLSPALGAFVAGVVLASSEYRHELESDLEPFKGLLLGVFFLGVGAGIDFGFIMEHPLLVIGGALGLILIKGAILQVLSMFSGLTGRQSLVFSASIAAGGEFAFVLISLSLASGVFPPDTGRALVAMVALSMAATPLLILLSKSIVARGLSGKEDREPDVKDDGNPVIICGFGRYGHAVGRLLRIRGYGCTILDNDSDQVELLRQLGIPVYYGDANRPDMLDLAGASRAKVLVVAIKDEAAASIIISNARRHHPHLRIYLRAHSRAEAYSYLGQGEQHIYRETLDSSLRMGADILEHLGLSSQEAKLAASVYFTRDEEMVRSMAEHRNKDDGEYLNAAREAVQSLDELLRSDLEREQRSQSTDG, from the coding sequence ATGGGATACGAAAATGTTTTCCTGCAGGCGGTGATCTACCTCACCGCCGCGGTGGTTGCCATTCTGGTGGGAAAACGTCTGGGGCTTGGCGCGGTGCTCGGTTACCTCATTGCCGGTGCCGCGATCGGGCCGTGGGGGTTCAGCCTGATCGGGAAGGACGCGGAGCAGGTCGCCCACTTCGCGGAGTTCGGCGTGGTTGTGATGCTTTTCCTCATCGGCCTGGAGTTGCAGCCGCTCATGCTGTGGCGGATGCGCCGGCAGATTGTCGGACTCGGTTCCCTGCAGGTCGTCCTCTGCGCGGTGGCCGTGGGCGGCACGGCCATGGCCTTCGGCACCGGATGGAAGGCGGGACTCGCCATCGGCCTGATCCTGGCCATGTCCAGTACCGCCATCGTGCTGCAGACGCTGGCTGAAAAGGGTCTGCTGCGTACTGAGGCGGGACAGAACTCCTTTTCCGTCCTTCTTTTCCAGGACATCGCGGTGATTCCCATCCTCGCGCTGCTGCCGCTGCTGGGAACCGGCGGCGCCGCCTCCGCCCATGGTGACGGCCATCACCAGTCCGACGCGTGGATGGCCCAGTGGCCGGGCTGGGCGCAGGCGCTGGTGACCTTCGGGGCCATCATCCTCATCATCGCCGTGGGCCGGATCGCGATGCGCTACGTGTTCCAGGCCATCGCGAAGACGCGGCAGCGGGAGGCCTTCACCGGTGCGGCGCTGCTGCTGGTCATCGGCGTGGCGCTGCTGATGACCAAGGTGGGCCTCTCCCCCGCGCTGGGTGCGTTCGTCGCGGGGGTCGTGCTGGCCAGCAGCGAATACCGCCATGAACTGGAGAGCGATTTGGAGCCGTTCAAGGGACTTCTGCTGGGAGTGTTCTTCCTCGGGGTGGGAGCCGGGATCGACTTCGGCTTCATCATGGAGCATCCGTTGCTGGTCATCGGCGGCGCACTGGGCCTCATTCTCATCAAGGGTGCCATCCTGCAGGTGTTGTCGATGTTCAGCGGCCTGACCGGACGGCAGTCGCTGGTTTTCTCCGCATCCATCGCGGCGGGAGGCGAGTTCGCCTTCGTGTTGATCAGCCTCTCGCTGGCGTCCGGAGTCTTCCCGCCGGACACCGGCCGTGCGCTGGTGGCGATGGTGGCGCTGTCGATGGCCGCCACGCCGCTGCTCATCCTCCTTTCGAAATCCATCGTCGCGCGTGGTCTCAGCGGAAAGGAAGACCGCGAACCCGACGTGAAGGATGACGGGAACCCGGTCATCATCTGCGGCTTCGGCCGCTATGGCCACGCTGTGGGACGCCTGCTCCGGATCCGTGGATACGGCTGCACCATCCTCGACAACGACAGCGACCAGGTGGAACTGCTGCGCCAGCTCGGCATCCCGGTCTACTATGGCGATGCGAACCGCCCGGACATGCTGGACCTGGCGGGAGCGTCCCGCGCGAAGGTCCTGGTGGTCGCCATCAAGGATGAAGCGGCTGCCTCCATCATCATCTCCAACGCGCGGCGTCACCACCCACACTTGAGGATCTACCTGCGGGCCCACAGCCGTGCGGAGGCCTACAGCTACCTGGGCCAAGGTGAACAACACATCTACCGGGAGACGCTGGATTCATCCCTCCGGATGGGCGCGGACATCCTGGAACATCTGGGGCTGTCCTCCCAGGAGGCGAAGCTCGCCGCGAGCGTCTACTTCACCCGCGACGAGGAAATGGTCCGCTCTATGGCGGAACACCGCAACAAGGACGACGGGGAGTATCTCAACGCCGCCCGTGAAGCGGTGCAGTCGCTGGACGAACTGCTGCGCAGCGACCTGGAGCGGGAGCAACGCAGCCAATCAACCGATGGGTAG